One part of the Mesorhizobium sp. M4B.F.Ca.ET.058.02.1.1 genome encodes these proteins:
- the ubiA gene encoding 4-hydroxybenzoate octaprenyltransferase: METIQSKAAQGRVADAPSGHWVYRALPRGLWPYAQLARWDRPIGWQLLLWPCWWSAALAASAYPRPTDPLLTLLPAPWYLLLFLVGAIAMRGAGCTYNDLADEDIDSQVERTRSRPLPAGKVTRRQAWMFLVIQALAGLAVLLQFNSFAIPLGVASLVIVAVYPFMKRITDWPQFVLGLAFSWGALMGWAVEFGDLDGPAIMLYIGSILWVIGYDTIYAHQDKEDDAIVGVRSTARLFGDNTRTWLVGLYGGALACFAIAFASAQAPMPALAGLIAAGAHMARQIAKLNIDDADQCLRLFKSNNQVGWLIFLGLIGGALWVALKPLL, from the coding sequence ATGGAAACCATCCAGTCGAAAGCGGCGCAGGGCCGCGTCGCAGACGCGCCGAGCGGTCACTGGGTCTACCGCGCGCTGCCGCGCGGGCTCTGGCCCTATGCGCAGCTCGCGCGCTGGGATCGCCCGATCGGCTGGCAATTGCTCTTGTGGCCGTGTTGGTGGTCGGCCGCTCTTGCGGCAAGCGCCTATCCGCGTCCGACGGATCCGCTGCTGACCCTGCTGCCGGCGCCCTGGTATCTCTTGCTGTTCCTGGTCGGCGCGATTGCCATGCGCGGCGCCGGCTGCACCTATAACGACCTGGCCGACGAGGACATCGACAGCCAGGTCGAGCGCACGCGCTCGCGGCCGCTGCCGGCAGGCAAGGTAACGCGCCGGCAGGCCTGGATGTTCCTGGTCATCCAGGCGCTGGCGGGCCTGGCGGTGCTGTTGCAGTTCAACAGCTTCGCCATTCCGCTCGGCGTCGCCTCGCTCGTCATCGTCGCGGTCTACCCGTTCATGAAGCGTATCACCGACTGGCCGCAATTCGTGCTCGGGCTAGCCTTCTCCTGGGGCGCGCTGATGGGATGGGCGGTCGAGTTCGGCGATCTCGATGGCCCGGCCATCATGCTCTATATCGGGTCAATCCTGTGGGTGATCGGCTACGACACGATCTACGCACATCAGGACAAGGAAGACGACGCCATCGTCGGCGTGCGCTCGACGGCGCGCCTGTTCGGCGACAACACCAGGACCTGGCTGGTCGGCCTCTATGGCGGCGCGCTCGCCTGCTTCGCCATCGCCTTCGCCTCGGCGCAGGCGCCGATGCCGGCGCTGGCCGGGCTGATCGCCGCCGGCGCGCATATGGCGCGACAGATCGCGAAGCTGAACATCGACGATGCGGACCAGTGCCTCAGGCTGTTCAAGTCGAACAACCAGGTCGGCTGGCTGATCTTCCTCGGCCTGATCGGCGGCGCGCTATGGGTGGCGCTGAAGCCGCTGCTGTAG
- a CDS encoding DUF6101 family protein: MNTGLKPVWAGRNMRLDPFRLPQMVSYATRDDYGDVTFTIDQRGAVIRRMLEMSGVPAIIALPAKAFRGVAARAMEDPDGNVTVTLELLHNDPMLSVPLLVADDLDDVAADWRAWADAYRLPMLLIEADGVARTLEESLGAAIKALPPQERRKGRISTTRRPRFLARRRAGNLGLRLVVDGEEIIARE; encoded by the coding sequence ATGAACACTGGACTGAAGCCAGTCTGGGCAGGGCGCAACATGCGTCTCGACCCATTCCGCCTGCCGCAGATGGTGAGCTATGCGACACGCGACGACTATGGCGACGTTACCTTCACCATCGACCAGCGTGGTGCCGTCATTCGCCGCATGCTGGAGATGAGCGGCGTGCCGGCGATCATCGCACTGCCTGCCAAGGCGTTTCGCGGCGTTGCCGCCCGCGCCATGGAAGACCCCGACGGCAACGTCACCGTGACGCTCGAGCTGCTGCACAATGATCCGATGCTGTCGGTGCCACTGCTCGTCGCCGACGACCTCGACGACGTCGCCGCCGACTGGCGCGCCTGGGCCGATGCCTATCGCCTGCCGATGCTTCTGATCGAGGCCGACGGCGTTGCTCGCACGCTGGAGGAATCGCTCGGCGCCGCCATCAAGGCGCTGCCGCCCCAGGAGCGCCGCAAGGGTCGTATCTCGACCACGCGCCGCCCGCGCTTCCTCGCCCGCCGTAGGGCGGGCAATCTTGGCCTCAGACTCGTCGTCGACGGCGAGGAGATCATCGCGCGGGAATAG